In Thermomonas paludicola, the following are encoded in one genomic region:
- a CDS encoding DUF494 family protein has product MKESILDVLLYLFEHYFANDIDLVPGDASAGQEGSLMGELIEAGFSPTEIRKAFDWLNALAQQRPAPGVPRASGPTRVYHGQELDKLDVEARGFLLFLEQQAVLDADQRELVLDRAMALDQDELDLDDLKWVVLMVLFNQPGSEAAYAWMETQMYLDEPEPVH; this is encoded by the coding sequence ATGAAAGAAAGCATCCTGGATGTCCTGCTGTACCTGTTCGAACACTACTTCGCCAACGATATCGACCTTGTTCCGGGTGACGCATCGGCCGGGCAAGAGGGTTCGCTGATGGGCGAATTGATCGAGGCCGGCTTCTCGCCCACCGAGATCCGCAAGGCATTCGATTGGCTGAATGCGCTGGCGCAGCAGCGTCCGGCGCCGGGCGTCCCGCGCGCCAGCGGTCCCACCCGGGTGTACCACGGCCAGGAGCTGGACAAGCTGGACGTGGAAGCGCGCGGCTTCCTGCTGTTTCTCGAGCAGCAAGCCGTGCTGGATGCCGACCAGCGCGAGCTGGTGCTGGATCGCGCCATGGCCCTGGATCAGGACGAGCTGGACCTGGACGACCTGAAATGGGTGGTTCTGATGGTGCTGTTCAACCAGCCCGGCAGCGAGGCGGCTTATGCCTGGATGGAAACGCAGATGTATCTGGACGAACCGGAACCGGTGCATTGA
- the dprA gene encoding DNA-processing protein DprA: MTVDSEHEALLRLLHSGAAASALRRLLDTHGNAVAALGAGPRDWASHGLRPEACNAIRKPDGEALAPSLRWLEAPNHHLLGWGSSAYPPLLRRIASPPALLFVAGDPTLLWRPMLAIVGSRAATTGGCAHAARFARELAAAGLAIASGLAAGIDAAAHVATLAASGVTVAVLGTGPDVAYPARHRALLAQIAAEGAVVSEYPPGTQPLRPHFPSRNRILAGLSLGTLVVEAALQSGALITARQAADAGREVFALPGSILNPMARGCHRLIREGAALVETPGEIVDALAPLVLDLMRALRGELEADAATPQAHALAPLEEPPGYNRLWDALGHDPTGMDELADRSGLTVAELSSMLLALELEGRVASAHGRYSRVSR; the protein is encoded by the coding sequence ATGACCGTCGACAGTGAACATGAAGCTCTCCTGCGCCTGCTGCACAGCGGCGCTGCCGCATCCGCCCTGCGCCGCTTGCTGGATACCCACGGCAACGCGGTGGCCGCGCTCGGCGCCGGCCCGCGTGATTGGGCCAGCCACGGCCTGCGGCCCGAGGCCTGCAATGCCATCCGCAAGCCAGACGGCGAAGCGCTTGCGCCAAGCCTGCGTTGGCTGGAGGCGCCGAACCACCATCTGCTGGGCTGGGGGAGTTCGGCCTATCCGCCCCTGCTGCGGCGAATCGCCTCGCCGCCGGCCCTGTTGTTCGTGGCGGGTGATCCGACCCTGCTGTGGCGACCGATGCTGGCCATCGTCGGCAGCCGCGCGGCCACCACCGGCGGCTGCGCCCATGCGGCCCGCTTCGCGCGCGAGCTGGCTGCGGCCGGGCTGGCGATTGCCAGCGGCCTGGCGGCGGGGATCGATGCCGCCGCACATGTTGCAACGCTGGCGGCCAGCGGAGTCACCGTGGCGGTGCTCGGCACCGGTCCCGATGTGGCGTATCCGGCGCGCCACCGCGCGCTGCTGGCGCAGATCGCGGCGGAGGGAGCGGTGGTTTCCGAGTACCCGCCGGGAACCCAGCCGCTGCGCCCGCATTTCCCCAGCCGCAACCGGATCCTGGCCGGGCTCAGCCTGGGCACCCTGGTGGTCGAGGCGGCCCTGCAGTCGGGCGCGCTGATCACGGCGCGGCAGGCCGCGGACGCCGGGCGCGAAGTATTCGCATTGCCGGGTTCCATCCTCAACCCGATGGCGCGCGGCTGCCATCGCCTGATCCGCGAAGGCGCGGCGCTGGTGGAAACCCCTGGCGAAATCGTCGATGCGTTGGCGCCGTTGGTTCTGGACCTGATGCGGGCATTGCGCGGGGAATTGGAGGCCGATGCGGCGACTCCGCAGGCGCATGCCTTGGCCCCGCTGGAAGAGCCTCCCGGCTACAACCGGTTGTGGGATGCATTGGGGCATGACCCAACCGGTATGGATGAACTGGCGGATCGCAGCGGATTGACGGTGGCCGAACTGTCCTCCATGCTGCTGGCACTGGAACTGGAAGGACGGGTTGCGTCCGCGCATGGGCGCTACAGCCGGGTAAGCCGTTGA
- a CDS encoding LysM peptidoglycan-binding domain-containing protein, translating into MLAAALLTVATYAAAVELRGDHPDSYVVKRGDTLWDISARFLKKPWLWPEIWQANPQIKNPHLIYPGDVVSLAYLDRVAVQPGARSESPVNAVPLAEIEPFLKDMRIVSDISNLPYVVGLEDGHMRGISGQVVYVRGLEGVAPGQRYLVVRAEKRYRMVERAGMCCDLFQTQDLDARGRAGLDDGTLWSNAVFPSKNTEFLGYELVTQATGTVTRGEVAGIQASTLLLGAEGRDVRAGDRLLPVEAKPYDLQFFPHPPRQQADYGRLTVMSVADHDKFGGTRDVIAISGGAREGIDNGTVFSLWKRGDSVTDKVKDGLDANEDLTLSEHKVRLPDEFAGHAMVFRTFDNVSYALVMSSIKPVRIGDELKHPDAPY; encoded by the coding sequence ATGCTTGCTGCCGCGTTGCTGACGGTGGCGACTTACGCGGCCGCCGTCGAATTACGCGGCGACCATCCGGACAGCTACGTCGTCAAACGTGGCGATACCCTGTGGGACATTTCCGCGCGCTTCCTGAAGAAGCCGTGGCTGTGGCCTGAAATCTGGCAGGCCAATCCGCAGATCAAGAACCCGCACCTGATCTATCCGGGCGACGTGGTCAGTCTGGCCTATCTGGATCGGGTTGCGGTGCAGCCGGGTGCGCGCAGCGAAAGTCCGGTCAATGCGGTGCCGCTGGCCGAGATCGAGCCATTCCTGAAGGACATGCGCATCGTCTCGGACATCTCCAACCTGCCCTATGTGGTGGGTCTGGAAGATGGGCACATGCGCGGCATCAGCGGGCAGGTGGTCTATGTACGCGGCCTGGAGGGGGTTGCCCCGGGGCAGCGCTATCTGGTCGTGCGTGCCGAAAAGCGCTATCGCATGGTGGAGCGCGCCGGCATGTGCTGCGACTTGTTCCAGACGCAGGACCTCGATGCACGCGGGCGCGCCGGGCTGGATGACGGCACGCTGTGGAGCAATGCGGTATTCCCCAGCAAGAACACCGAATTCCTGGGCTACGAGCTGGTCACGCAGGCCACCGGGACGGTGACGCGTGGCGAAGTGGCCGGCATTCAAGCCTCCACCTTGCTGCTGGGTGCCGAGGGTCGCGACGTGCGTGCGGGTGATCGGTTGCTGCCCGTCGAGGCCAAGCCCTACGACCTGCAGTTCTTCCCGCACCCGCCGCGCCAGCAGGCTGACTATGGTCGCCTGACGGTGATGTCGGTGGCCGACCACGACAAGTTCGGCGGCACGCGCGACGTGATCGCGATTTCCGGCGGTGCCCGCGAGGGGATTGATAACGGCACCGTGTTCTCGCTGTGGAAGCGCGGTGATTCGGTGACCGACAAGGTCAAGGATGGGCTGGATGCGAACGAGGATCTGACCCTGTCCGAGCACAAGGTGCGCCTGCCGGATGAGTTTGCCGGGCACGCGATGGTGTTCCGCACCTTCGACAATGTCAGTTACGCGCTGGTGATGAGCAGCATCAAGCCGGTTCGGATTGGCGACGAACTCAAGCACCCCGACGCGCCCTACTGA
- the def gene encoding peptide deformylase: MALLPILEFPDPRLRTKAAAVDPAELAAEAFQTLFDDMFETMYEAPGIGLAASQVDVHKRFMVIDVTEDRSRPLVFVNPRITARQGEQVYQEGCLSVPGIYADVTRSDTITVEALDRHGQPFTLETDGVLAVCVQHEMDHLEGKLFVDYLSPLKREMVRKKLLKAKRAA, from the coding sequence ATGGCTTTGCTCCCGATCCTCGAGTTTCCCGACCCGCGCCTGCGCACCAAGGCCGCCGCCGTGGATCCGGCGGAATTGGCTGCGGAAGCGTTCCAGACCTTGTTCGACGACATGTTCGAAACCATGTACGAAGCCCCCGGGATCGGCCTTGCCGCCAGCCAGGTGGACGTGCACAAGCGCTTCATGGTGATTGACGTCACCGAGGACCGAAGCCGGCCACTGGTGTTCGTCAATCCGCGCATCACCGCGCGCCAAGGCGAGCAGGTCTACCAGGAGGGCTGCCTGTCGGTGCCCGGTATCTATGCCGACGTCACCCGCAGCGACACCATCACGGTGGAGGCACTGGATCGGCATGGCCAGCCGTTCACTCTGGAGACGGATGGCGTGCTGGCGGTGTGCGTCCAGCATGAAATGGATCATCTGGAAGGCAAACTGTTCGTTGACTACCTGTCGCCGCTCAAGCGCGAGATGGTGCGCAAGAAGCTGCTGAAGGCCAAGCGGGCCGCCTGA
- the fmt gene encoding methionyl-tRNA formyltransferase yields the protein MRIVFAGTPDFAVPCLRAAASKGDVVAVYTQPDRPAGRGRGLTPSPVKLEAVQRGIPVHQPENFRSAESRRALRALKPDLMVVVAYGLILPQSVLDIPEFGCWNVHASLLPRWRGAAPIQRAIEAGDSRTGVCLMQMEKGLDTGPVLLAQAIDIGADETGGQLHDRLAALGARVLSDALGLLRATLHLPPHPQPSEGVTYAHKLDKAEARLDWSQPAVALANKVRAFNPWPIAEAQLAGERVRIHAAAALDEVHGAAPGSVLRAGRDGIDIACGQGALRIRTLQRDGGKAIAAADYLNARRDLLA from the coding sequence ATGCGCATCGTCTTCGCCGGCACGCCGGACTTCGCCGTGCCCTGCCTGCGCGCCGCCGCCTCCAAGGGCGACGTGGTGGCGGTCTACACCCAGCCGGATCGGCCCGCCGGCCGCGGCCGCGGGCTGACGCCCTCGCCGGTCAAACTGGAAGCCGTGCAGCGCGGCATCCCGGTGCATCAGCCGGAAAATTTCCGCAGCGCCGAATCCAGGCGCGCGCTCCGCGCACTCAAGCCCGACCTGATGGTGGTGGTCGCCTACGGGCTGATCCTGCCGCAGTCGGTATTGGACATTCCCGAGTTCGGCTGCTGGAACGTGCATGCCTCGCTGTTGCCGCGCTGGCGCGGTGCGGCGCCGATCCAGCGCGCCATCGAAGCCGGCGATTCGCGCACCGGGGTTTGCCTGATGCAGATGGAAAAAGGCCTGGACACTGGCCCGGTGTTGCTGGCACAGGCCATCGACATCGGCGCGGATGAAACCGGCGGCCAGCTGCATGACCGCCTTGCAGCACTTGGCGCGCGCGTGCTGTCCGATGCGCTGGGCCTGCTGCGCGCCACGCTTCACCTGCCGCCGCATCCGCAGCCCAGCGAAGGCGTGACGTACGCGCACAAGCTCGACAAAGCCGAGGCCAGACTGGACTGGTCGCAGCCGGCCGTCGCGCTGGCGAACAAGGTGCGCGCATTCAACCCATGGCCCATCGCGGAAGCGCAGTTGGCCGGTGAGCGCGTGCGCATCCACGCCGCTGCCGCACTGGATGAGGTGCACGGCGCCGCGCCCGGCAGCGTGCTGCGCGCGGGCCGCGACGGCATCGACATCGCCTGCGGGCAAGGTGCGCTGCGCATCCGCACGCTGCAGCGCGACGGCGGCAAGGCCATCGCCGCCGCCGATTACCTCAACGCACGCCGCGACCTGCTCGCATGA
- the rsmB gene encoding 16S rRNA (cytosine(967)-C(5))-methyltransferase RsmB encodes MSDGVAARTSAAGVLDAVLHHGRSLKAALAAALPTLDDVRDRALVEAIVLGALRRRAAFNAALDGWLPRPLGGRDGALRSLLLAGFAQLEMGLPAHAAVAATVDAARAMGRTHQAGMVNALLRRAQREGLPASAPGDEWPHWLAQQVRVDWPQQAESVFSASAQAAPMWLRIHRGITTRQAYLATLHDAGIQAHADAHLPDAIRLDTPLPVQQLPGFSAGAVSVQDGAAQAVADALAAPAGARVLDACAAPGGKAAHLAERDTSLRITALDMDARRVRRMQETFARLQLVGIDARAADAIHPDDWWDGTPFDAILIDAPCSASGIVRRQPDVLLHRRASDIAALAATQAGLLDALWPLLAQGGVLVYATCSILRAENTAQIAAFLARTPGAVIEPLGAHFGHDTGTGSQRFPGDGGMDGFFCARLRKQ; translated from the coding sequence ATGAGCGACGGCGTTGCTGCCCGCACCAGCGCGGCCGGGGTGTTGGACGCGGTTCTCCACCACGGGCGCTCGCTGAAGGCGGCGTTGGCCGCAGCCCTGCCCACTCTGGATGACGTGCGCGACCGCGCGCTGGTGGAAGCCATCGTGCTGGGCGCGCTGCGCCGACGCGCGGCGTTCAATGCCGCGCTGGACGGCTGGTTGCCCAGACCGCTGGGCGGGCGTGACGGCGCGCTGCGTTCGCTGCTGCTGGCCGGCTTCGCACAGTTGGAGATGGGCCTGCCCGCGCATGCGGCGGTGGCTGCCACCGTGGATGCCGCGCGCGCAATGGGTCGCACGCATCAGGCCGGGATGGTCAACGCACTGCTGCGCCGGGCGCAGCGCGAGGGCCTGCCGGCCAGCGCGCCCGGTGACGAATGGCCGCATTGGCTGGCGCAGCAGGTACGCGTGGACTGGCCGCAACAGGCGGAGTCGGTTTTCAGCGCCAGCGCGCAGGCCGCGCCGATGTGGCTGCGGATCCATCGCGGCATCACCACGCGCCAGGCCTACCTCGCCACGCTGCACGATGCGGGCATTCAGGCGCATGCCGACGCCCACCTTCCCGATGCAATCCGGCTGGATACGCCGCTGCCGGTGCAACAGTTGCCCGGCTTCAGCGCAGGTGCCGTGTCCGTGCAGGACGGCGCCGCGCAGGCGGTGGCCGATGCGCTTGCAGCGCCCGCCGGCGCGCGCGTGCTGGATGCCTGCGCCGCACCCGGCGGCAAGGCCGCGCATCTGGCCGAACGCGACACATCCCTGCGCATCACCGCGCTCGATATGGATGCGCGCCGCGTGCGCCGGATGCAGGAAACATTCGCACGCCTGCAGCTGGTGGGCATCGACGCGCGCGCCGCCGATGCCATCCACCCCGATGACTGGTGGGACGGTACGCCGTTCGACGCCATCCTGATCGACGCCCCGTGCAGCGCCAGCGGCATCGTGCGCCGCCAGCCCGACGTGCTGCTGCACCGGCGCGCGAGCGACATCGCGGCACTCGCGGCCACTCAGGCCGGCTTGCTTGACGCGCTGTGGCCGCTGCTCGCCCAAGGCGGCGTGCTGGTGTATGCCACCTGTTCGATCCTGCGTGCGGAAAACACCGCGCAGATCGCCGCGTTCCTGGCGCGCACGCCGGGCGCCGTCATCGAGCCGCTGGGCGCGCACTTCGGCCACGACACCGGCACCGGCAGCCAGCGATTTCCGGGTGACGGCGGCATGGACGGCTTTTTCTGCGCGCGCTTGAGAAAGCAGTAA
- a CDS encoding ArnT family glycosyltransferase: MTRTQRDTWLFWLFALLILATGLGLRDPWPADEPRFALVARHMVESGDWLFPRRGIELYSDKPPLFMWMQAGLLWLTGNLRIAFLLPSLLAALGTLWCVVDLGKRLWTPRVGVLAGFAVLLTIQFTWQAKKAQIDPLVVFWITLSCYGLLRHVLRGPDWRMWMLGWAAAGLGTITKGVGVIALLLLIPAGIASLRGWPGVRVQARDAEFWLGPLAFVAACGVWLVPMLVAALGHGGGDYRAYVDDILLRQTVTRYANSWHHGQPWWYFIEVALTAWLPIMLALPWALPAWRRRLQRRDVRYLLPLGWVLLVFVFFSIPSGKRDMYILPALPMLALALAPLLPGILRKPNAQRLLLGFVLAFSLATLGAGLAMLLGEPGFERRFMEGRDAHVAEGLAWMFAAIGGFGLGSALWFGRRRAHAALVTMLTALWLLYSLVGAPLLNDGSSSRGLMHEVGAAIGPDAELGLVGWREQQLLMADRPAADFGFKRDIALQFADGVRWQHARPGARWLLVEGEALPACVDRLQARDMGMANGRRWWVLAASVSITCGAKSN; the protein is encoded by the coding sequence ATGACCCGTACCCAACGCGATACCTGGCTTTTCTGGCTGTTCGCCCTGCTGATCCTGGCCACGGGGCTGGGCCTGCGCGACCCGTGGCCGGCCGACGAGCCGCGTTTCGCGCTGGTGGCCAGGCACATGGTGGAAAGCGGCGACTGGCTGTTCCCGCGGCGCGGCATCGAACTGTATTCGGACAAGCCGCCGCTGTTCATGTGGATGCAAGCGGGGCTGCTGTGGCTGACCGGCAACCTGCGCATCGCCTTCCTGTTGCCGTCGCTGCTGGCCGCGTTGGGCACGCTGTGGTGCGTGGTGGACTTGGGCAAGCGCCTGTGGACGCCACGCGTCGGCGTGCTGGCCGGCTTTGCGGTGCTGCTGACGATCCAGTTCACCTGGCAGGCCAAGAAGGCGCAGATCGATCCGCTGGTGGTGTTCTGGATCACCCTGTCCTGCTACGGCCTGCTGCGGCATGTGCTGCGCGGCCCCGACTGGCGGATGTGGATGCTGGGCTGGGCGGCGGCGGGACTGGGCACGATCACCAAGGGCGTCGGCGTGATCGCGCTTTTGCTGCTGATTCCCGCCGGCATCGCTTCGCTGCGCGGCTGGCCTGGCGTGCGCGTGCAGGCGCGCGACGCGGAATTCTGGCTCGGTCCGCTGGCCTTCGTCGCCGCCTGCGGGGTGTGGCTGGTACCGATGCTGGTCGCCGCGCTGGGCCACGGCGGTGGCGATTACCGTGCCTATGTCGATGACATCCTGCTGCGCCAGACCGTCACCCGCTATGCCAATTCCTGGCACCACGGCCAGCCGTGGTGGTACTTCATCGAGGTGGCGCTGACCGCGTGGCTGCCGATCATGCTGGCGCTGCCGTGGGCGCTGCCGGCATGGCGGCGGCGCCTGCAGCGACGCGACGTGCGTTATCTGCTGCCGCTGGGCTGGGTGCTGCTGGTGTTCGTGTTTTTCAGCATTCCCTCCGGCAAGCGCGACATGTACATCCTGCCCGCACTGCCGATGCTGGCGCTGGCGCTGGCACCGCTGCTGCCCGGCATCCTGCGCAAGCCCAACGCGCAGCGCCTGCTGCTGGGCTTCGTGCTGGCGTTCTCGCTGGCGACGTTGGGCGCGGGCCTTGCGATGCTGCTGGGCGAGCCGGGCTTCGAACGCAGATTCATGGAAGGCCGCGATGCACATGTCGCCGAGGGACTGGCGTGGATGTTCGCGGCCATCGGCGGCTTCGGCCTGGGCAGCGCGCTTTGGTTCGGCCGCCGCCGCGCACACGCCGCGCTGGTGACGATGCTGACCGCGCTGTGGCTGCTGTATTCGCTGGTCGGCGCGCCGCTGCTCAACGACGGCAGCTCCTCGCGCGGACTGATGCACGAGGTCGGCGCGGCGATCGGGCCCGATGCCGAACTGGGGCTGGTGGGCTGGCGCGAACAGCAGTTGTTGATGGCCGATCGTCCGGCCGCGGACTTCGGTTTCAAGCGGGACATCGCGCTGCAGTTCGCCGACGGCGTGCGCTGGCAGCACGCGCGCCCCGGGGCACGCTGGTTGCTGGTGGAGGGCGAGGCATTGCCGGCCTGCGTGGACAGGCTGCAGGCACGCGACATGGGCATGGCCAATGGGCGGCGCTGGTGGGTGTTGGCCGCCAGTGTGAGTATCACATGCGGTGCGAAGTCCAACTGA
- a CDS encoding glycosyltransferase family 2 protein, whose protein sequence is MKISLIITTYNWKEALALVLASVARQTRLPDEVIVADDGSRPDTAAMLRERARDFPAPLRHSWQEDEGFRAARSRNRAIAACSGDYVLMLDGDMVLHREFVADHLVAARAGAFVQGSRVLTTPGFRERMLQDVGACPGFLSKGIARRRNALWLPMLSRAWLALNRRTSPHAIKTCNQGWWRTDLLRINGFDERMQGWGREDEELAWRAWHAGLRCRQLRYSGLAFHLHHNERHVDGASANDHYLAATRASHLTRCELGLDAHLQEFQRHSLPDLRAGC, encoded by the coding sequence ATGAAAATCAGCCTCATCATCACGACCTATAACTGGAAGGAGGCGCTGGCACTGGTATTGGCCAGCGTCGCGCGGCAAACCAGGCTACCCGACGAGGTGATCGTGGCTGATGACGGGTCGCGTCCCGATACTGCCGCCATGCTGCGGGAAAGAGCCCGCGATTTCCCGGCGCCGTTGCGCCATAGCTGGCAAGAGGACGAGGGATTCCGGGCGGCGCGTTCGCGCAATCGGGCGATCGCCGCATGCAGCGGTGACTACGTGCTGATGCTGGATGGTGACATGGTGCTGCACCGCGAGTTCGTTGCCGATCATCTTGTGGCGGCGCGCGCTGGTGCCTTCGTGCAGGGGTCGCGTGTGCTGACTACCCCCGGGTTCCGTGAGCGCATGCTGCAGGATGTCGGTGCATGCCCGGGTTTCCTGTCAAAAGGCATTGCACGGCGTCGCAACGCGCTGTGGTTGCCGATGTTGTCGCGTGCCTGGCTGGCACTGAACCGGCGTACGTCTCCCCACGCGATCAAGACGTGCAACCAGGGCTGGTGGCGGACGGACTTGTTGCGCATCAATGGCTTTGACGAGCGCATGCAAGGATGGGGGCGTGAGGACGAAGAATTGGCGTGGCGCGCTTGGCATGCCGGTTTGCGTTGCCGGCAGTTGCGCTATTCGGGGCTTGCCTTTCACCTGCACCACAACGAGCGCCATGTGGACGGTGCCAGCGCGAATGATCATTACCTTGCGGCAACGCGTGCATCGCATTTGACGCGTTGCGAGCTTGGACTGGATGCGCACTTGCAGGAATTCCAGAGGCATTCGTTGCCTGACCTGCGGGCAGGATGCTAG
- a CDS encoding glycosyltransferase family 2 protein, whose protein sequence is MNWVALCSAGILPRLREDQAMPADHSACRLPISGVVIACNEGDRIARCVGSLMPVCAEVVVLDSGSTDDTVAIARALGARVIRQPWLGFAAQKNAAIAQANQPWVILLDADEWLPQQSQSRLRDLFASGRLDHADAWQLLRRTHFLGCAMAFGSFAREPLERLFRPHLRYASRQVHECLELAGKRVLRSHIRLEHDTARSAGEYWGKLQRYARLWADEQRARGRRPRLGRGALAASAYLLKNLVVRGGLLDGPRAWHFHWLHARYAALKYGLL, encoded by the coding sequence TTGAATTGGGTTGCGCTGTGTTCGGCAGGTATCCTTCCACGCCTCCGTGAGGATCAAGCCATGCCTGCCGACCATTCCGCCTGCCGCCTGCCGATTTCTGGCGTGGTCATCGCATGCAATGAAGGGGACCGCATCGCGCGTTGTGTCGGCTCGCTGATGCCGGTATGTGCGGAGGTGGTGGTGCTCGACTCGGGGTCGACCGATGACACCGTGGCGATTGCGCGAGCCTTGGGTGCGAGGGTCATCCGCCAGCCATGGCTTGGGTTCGCGGCGCAAAAAAATGCCGCCATCGCGCAGGCCAACCAGCCGTGGGTGATACTTCTGGATGCCGACGAATGGTTGCCGCAGCAATCGCAGTCGCGCTTGCGCGACTTGTTCGCCAGTGGTCGGCTGGATCACGCTGATGCGTGGCAATTGTTGCGAAGGACGCATTTTCTCGGGTGCGCAATGGCTTTTGGGAGCTTTGCCAGAGAGCCGCTGGAGCGGCTGTTCCGGCCGCACCTGCGGTATGCATCACGGCAGGTGCATGAATGCCTGGAGCTTGCCGGAAAACGCGTGCTGCGCTCCCACATCCGGCTTGAGCACGATACCGCGCGCAGCGCTGGCGAGTACTGGGGGAAGCTGCAGCGGTATGCACGTCTCTGGGCCGACGAACAGCGTGCACGTGGACGCAGGCCGCGACTCGGGCGAGGCGCATTGGCGGCATCTGCATACCTTCTGAAAAACCTGGTGGTGCGCGGTGGACTGCTCGACGGGCCTCGGGCATGGCACTTTCATTGGCTGCATGCGCGCTATGCCGCATTGAAGTACGGCCTGTTGTGA
- the galE gene encoding UDP-glucose 4-epimerase GalE gives MPETILVVGGAGYIGSHMVKRLRRAGFHAVVADDLSSGHREAVLGAPLHVGDIGDAAFVDALLADVRPAAVMHFASFIQVGESVVDPAKYYRNNVTATQALLDGMHAHDVSRFIFSSTAAIFGDPQYVPIDEAHPKAPINPYGRSKWFVEQMLEDFDRAYGLKSVCLRYFNAAGADPDGALGECHEPETHLIQLILQVASGRRPHITVYGEDYATPDGTCVRDYIHVEDLADAHLLALRQLLAGGESARYNLGNGNGYSVREVIEAVRRVTGHPILVVAGARREGDPPVLVADARAAHEALGWQPRHAGLDAIVAHAWAWEQRYQGAGLELGCAVFGRYPSTPP, from the coding sequence ATGCCAGAGACCATCCTTGTCGTCGGCGGCGCCGGCTACATCGGTTCGCACATGGTCAAGCGGCTGCGCCGCGCCGGCTTCCACGCGGTAGTGGCCGACGATCTTTCCTCCGGCCATCGCGAAGCGGTGCTGGGCGCGCCGCTGCACGTCGGCGACATCGGCGATGCCGCCTTCGTCGACGCGCTGCTGGCCGACGTGCGCCCTGCTGCGGTCATGCACTTCGCCAGCTTCATCCAGGTGGGTGAGTCGGTGGTCGATCCGGCGAAGTACTACCGCAACAACGTCACCGCCACCCAAGCGCTGCTTGATGGCATGCACGCGCACGACGTGTCCCGCTTCATCTTCTCCTCCACCGCGGCGATCTTCGGCGACCCGCAATACGTACCGATCGACGAGGCGCACCCGAAGGCGCCGATCAATCCCTACGGCCGCAGCAAGTGGTTCGTCGAGCAGATGCTGGAGGATTTCGACCGCGCCTACGGGCTGAAGTCGGTCTGCCTGCGCTACTTCAACGCGGCGGGCGCCGATCCCGACGGCGCGCTGGGCGAATGCCACGAGCCGGAGACGCACCTGATCCAGCTGATCCTGCAGGTGGCGTCCGGCCGCCGCCCGCACATCACGGTGTATGGCGAGGACTACGCCACGCCGGACGGCACCTGCGTGCGCGACTACATCCACGTCGAAGATCTGGCCGATGCCCACCTGCTGGCGCTGCGTCAGCTGCTCGCGGGTGGCGAGAGCGCGCGCTACAACCTCGGCAACGGCAATGGCTATTCGGTGCGCGAAGTGATCGAAGCGGTGCGCCGCGTCACCGGCCATCCGATCCTGGTGGTCGCGGGCGCGCGCCGCGAAGGCGATCCGCCGGTGCTGGTGGCCGACGCCCGCGCCGCGCACGAGGCGCTGGGCTGGCAGCCGCGCCATGCAGGGCTGGATGCGATCGTGGCGCACGCGTGGGCGTGGGAGCAGCGGTATCAGGGAGCCGGGCTTGAATTGGGTTGCGCTGTGTTCGGCAGGTATCCTTCCACGCCTCCGTGA